Within the Microcoleus sp. bin38.metabat.b11b12b14.051 genome, the region ATCCAAACCAGTCACTTTTGAGGGATTGGTTGAAGTAATGAAGACTTTATGTCACTATTGGTTTGAAATCGTTTCGCTCCCGTCCCCGGAGCTGTAAGCTTGAATGGAGGGCGAGAGCGAGAGGACAGAGTGTAGGGTGAATTTGAGAGAGGACATATCGCTCGGCTCGCAAGTATCGGTTTTTCAACTAAAAAGTTTGATTCAACTCGCTCGGAACGCTATTGTTCAATAGGGTTGGTTAGAGGCTTTTTTGTGAGGGCGAACCAATGCGAATTAATAATATCTTTATCTTTTGTTGCCTCTCGTTTTGAATTCCAGACTGTCTTATCCCAAGGGTATTGCGCTATAGTTGTGTTAACACGTAACCAATCTCTGAAAATTTTGTTGGTTGAGGATGACCTCGCAGATGCGACGCTGATCGAAGACCTTTTAGGGTCATTCAGCGACTCTCTGTTTCGCCTCCAAACTGTTAAGTGCCTAGAGATAGGACTCGCGTGTCTGGAAGCAGAAAATTTTGATGCGGTACTGTTAGATTTGTCAGTTGCAGACAGCTTGGGGGGAAGTGAGGCTCTGGCAATTTTGAAAGCCCGATCGCCCACGGTGCCGGTGGTGGTGCTGACGGATATTAATGATGAAAATACGGCGCTGTCGGTATTGCGATCGGGCGCTCAAGATTGTTTGGTAAAAGGCAGATTTCACAGAACTCTGCTGGTGCGCGCTATCCATTACGCGATCGAGCGCCAGCGCATCGAAGAACAATTGCGGCAGCAGGCTCTGCGAGAGCGGCTGTTGGGACAAATGATCGAACACATTCGATCGTCCATAGATGCCACCAGCATTCTCCAGAATACCGTCGCCGAAGTGCGCCAATTCCTCAAAACCGATCGCGTTTTAGTTTATCGCTGTCAGGATTGGGCGTCTCCACTGGATGGGGAACAGCAAAAAGGTGCGATCGTCGCAGGTGACGGTTTGCCAGACGGTTATATTGAAAACCAAAATATTAATGCTGCTTTGGCAGTGTCATGCTTTTTTTTGGTGGAATCTCAGTCAGTACAAGCAATAGCAGATATCAGCGCAGCCCCGTTGGCTGACAGTTGCAAAGAGTTGCTGGTAGATTGTGAAATTGCAGCGGTTTTAAGCGTGCCAATTTGGCAGTCTGGCGACTGGGAAACGGCAAACCAAAGACTAGAAGAAACTGTTTGGGAATCAGAAAAAATAGAAGATACAGCGGAAAATTATATCTTGCTGCCGGCTGTTGGTAAACCGCAGGTGCAGAGTTCAAGTGCGCCGGATGCTGCGGGTAAAAATGGCAATATTTTGTGGGGAATGCTGACGGCATATAATTGCAGCGGTGTCAGGGAATGGCAGGAGTGGGAAATAGATTTTTTACAGCACTTGGCGAATCAAGTGGCGATCGCGATCGAACAATCTCAACTTTACCGCCAGCTAGCAATAGCCAATCAAAAATTGCAGCAACTGGCAACTACTGACGGACTGACGGGGATTGCCAACCGCCGCCAGTTCGATCGCGTTTTGATGTTAGAGTGGCGCAGGTTGGCAAGAGAGGAAATGCCGCTGTCTTTAATTATGTTTGACATCGACTTTTTTAAACTTTACAACGACTTTTACGGGCACCTCGGCGGGGATGATTGTTTGCGTCAAGTTGCCGGGGCGATCGCCAGTTGTGCCAAGCGGGCTGGGGATTTGCCTGCCCGCTACGGTGGCGAAGAATTTGCTGTAGTGCTGCCCAACACCAGCGCTGCTGGCGCCAACGTTGTCGCCCGGAAAATTTGCGACACCATCGCCGACTTGAAACTGCCCCACGCGCGATCGTCGATCGGCCCCTACGTTACCCTCAGTTGCGGCATTGCGACGGTGATTCCTGCTGCCGAAGCATCTCCCGACACCCTAATTAGCAGCGCTGACAGCGCCCTTTATCAAGCCAAAAGCGCTGGCAAAAATCGCATTTGTCACGCCAGCAGCCAGTCGGAATCTTGCCCTTTAACCGCTTTAGGTTTGTAGTGAGGAATGCAAATCCTCTGATTTATGCGGACTAAAGTCCTCCGCTTTAGGTTTGTAGTTAGGAATGCAAATCCTCTGATTTATGCGGACTAAAGTCCTCACTACGAACCTTATCAATCACAAATTTTATTCTGCTGGCAATTGGCGGATCGGGATTTCGATCGCAAACTCCGTACCGCTTCCTAATTCTGAATTGCACCGCAATGTTCCTTGGTGTTTTTTAACTACAATTTCGTAACTAATAGCCAATCCCAATCCCGTGCCTTTGCCGACGGGTTTTGTAGTAAAAAACGGGTCGAACAGCCGCTGCTGCACTGACTCGGGAATGCCAGTACCGCTGTCGGCGATGCTAATTTTCACTCGTTCCCCAGCCACAACTTCCGTGCGAATATTAATTGTAGAAATTGACGAACTATCCCCGGCAGATTGATAATTTTTTGCTTTTTCTTCCATAGCATCGATCGCATTAATTAACAAATTCATAAACACCTGATTCAATTGACCAGAGTAACATTCAATGGGGGGTAAATTGCCGTACTCTTTAATTATGGCAATACCTGGTTTATCTCCGTGCGGTTTCAAACGGTGAGCTACAATCATCAAAGTGCTGTCAATTCCTTCGTGCAAATTAACTTGTTTAAAAGCTGCTTCGTCCAGCCGTGAAAAAGTCCGCAAAGACTTGACAATCTCCTGAATGCGATGCGCTCCTACAGCCATAGACTCCAGCAGGTTCGGCAAATCTTCTTGAATAAAATCTAAATCAATTTCCTCAAGTTCAGCCTGAATTTCCGAGCTAGGTTCAGGGTACGCTGTTCGGTAAAGTTCGAGGATTCTTAACAAATCAGTTGTGTAATCTTTGGCATAGCTGATATTGCCAAAAATAAAGCTGACAGGATTGTTAATCTCGTGAGCAACTCCCGCAACTAATTGACCCAAAGAAGACATTTTTTCACTTTGCACGAGCTGTGCTTGCGTATTTTCGAGGGCGTGATAAGCTATTTCTAATTGCGCTGCTTGTTCTCTCAGTTGCGCTTCCGATGTTCGCAGCGCCAATTCTGCTGCTGTTCGCTCCGTAACATCGACACCGATTCCCCAAAAATCCCAGCCGGGAACGGAAAAATCAGCAGAAACATTAGACCAAGCAATTGTTTTGACGCTGCCGTCATCCGCGATCATTTCTACTTCTAAATCTCGAAAATTGTGACCGAATTCGACAACTTTTCTAAAGATTTTTTGACGGTAGTTAAGATCGGGGACGAGGACTTGTATTGCTTGCAGGTTGCCGACAAGTTCTGGGGCGCTGTAACCCAGTACCTGCTCGCATTCTCGGTTCCAGACGATGATATTGCGATCGGCATCTACAGCGCTCAGCATTACTGGCATATTTTCGAGAATTAAGCGCAGCTTTGCTTCGCTTTGTCTCAAAGCTTCTTCCACCCGCGCCCTTTCTGTAATGTCAACGGAAACAGCAATTAATCCTACAACTTCTCCTTTTTCATCTAATATTGGCGTGCCGCGAGTTTCGTAAATGACCCGGTTTAATTCAGCACGCCAGGTTCTTTCCTCC harbors:
- a CDS encoding diguanylate cyclase, which produces MLTRNQSLKILLVEDDLADATLIEDLLGSFSDSLFRLQTVKCLEIGLACLEAENFDAVLLDLSVADSLGGSEALAILKARSPTVPVVVLTDINDENTALSVLRSGAQDCLVKGRFHRTLLVRAIHYAIERQRIEEQLRQQALRERLLGQMIEHIRSSIDATSILQNTVAEVRQFLKTDRVLVYRCQDWASPLDGEQQKGAIVAGDGLPDGYIENQNINAALAVSCFFLVESQSVQAIADISAAPLADSCKELLVDCEIAAVLSVPIWQSGDWETANQRLEETVWESEKIEDTAENYILLPAVGKPQVQSSSAPDAAGKNGNILWGMLTAYNCSGVREWQEWEIDFLQHLANQVAIAIEQSQLYRQLAIANQKLQQLATTDGLTGIANRRQFDRVLMLEWRRLAREEMPLSLIMFDIDFFKLYNDFYGHLGGDDCLRQVAGAIASCAKRAGDLPARYGGEEFAVVLPNTSAAGANVVARKICDTIADLKLPHARSSIGPYVTLSCGIATVIPAAEASPDTLISSADSALYQAKSAGKNRICHASSQSESCPLTALGL